A part of Streptomyces sp. DSM 40750 genomic DNA contains:
- a CDS encoding fumarylacetoacetate hydrolase family protein: MKPAPTSAPFAGPFAVGTLSAPDGAPFPALVTPDGRALDLRRALDAPALTVRGLLERWVEELPRLRALAADASVAWQPLDALRVHAPVEPRQVFQSGANYRQHVIDLEVAHRSPDDPRTVEEARAEIAAVMDRRAAEDLPYVFIGLPGAITGPYDDVTLPSWAEQPDWELELAAVISRPAYQVSVEEALECVAGYTIANDLTDRATVFRRDMKAIGTDWLRSKNAPGFTPLGPWIVPAESIADPGDLRVTLKLNGEAMQDESTKDMIFGVARIVSYASQTAQLLPGDLVLTGSPAGNGMHWGRLLQGGDVMDGSITGLGAQRTRCVAEVPR; the protein is encoded by the coding sequence GTGAAACCCGCCCCGACGTCCGCCCCCTTCGCCGGACCCTTCGCTGTAGGTACCCTCTCCGCCCCCGACGGGGCTCCCTTCCCCGCGCTCGTCACACCGGACGGCCGGGCGCTCGACCTGCGGAGAGCCCTCGACGCTCCCGCTCTGACGGTCCGGGGTCTCCTGGAACGCTGGGTGGAGGAGTTGCCACGGTTGCGCGCCCTGGCGGCCGACGCGTCCGTCGCCTGGCAGCCGCTGGACGCCCTGCGGGTGCACGCGCCCGTCGAGCCGCGCCAGGTCTTCCAGTCCGGCGCCAACTACCGGCAGCACGTGATCGACCTGGAGGTCGCCCACCGCTCGCCCGACGACCCTCGCACGGTCGAGGAGGCGCGGGCGGAGATCGCCGCGGTGATGGACCGCCGGGCGGCCGAGGACCTGCCGTACGTGTTCATCGGTCTGCCGGGCGCGATCACGGGCCCGTACGACGATGTCACCTTGCCTTCCTGGGCCGAACAGCCGGACTGGGAGCTGGAGTTGGCGGCGGTGATCTCCCGGCCCGCCTATCAGGTGTCCGTCGAGGAGGCCTTGGAGTGCGTCGCCGGGTACACGATCGCCAACGACCTCACCGACCGCGCCACCGTCTTCCGCCGGGACATGAAGGCCATCGGCACCGACTGGCTGCGCAGCAAGAACGCGCCCGGCTTCACCCCGCTCGGCCCGTGGATCGTGCCGGCGGAGTCGATAGCCGACCCGGGCGACCTGCGGGTCACGCTGAAACTGAACGGCGAGGCCATGCAGGACGAGTCCACCAAGGACATGATCTTCGGCGTGGCACGGATCGTTTCGTACGCCTCGCAGACGGCTCAACTGCTGCCCGGCGACCTGGTGTTGACCGGTTCACCGGCCGGCAACGGCATGCACTGGGGTCGGCTGCTGCAGGGCGGCGACGTGATGGACGGCTCGATCACCGGTCTCGGTGCCCAGCGCACCCGCTGTGTCGCGGAGGTCCCCCGATGA
- a CDS encoding LysR family transcriptional regulator has translation MNLASLDLNLVVALRALLEERNVTRAGKRIGLSQPAMSAALARLRRHFEDDLLARVGGHYELTALGQVLLDRTSTACDLLERLFTSQADFDPAREEHEFTLVASDYAVAVFGAELARAVHHRAPRIRLRFTQAPPGIVEKVGTLLSTTDGLLMPHGIISDFPATELHDDQWVFLVAEDNHEVGDHLTRKDLARLPWVTYQRTYDAPAVRQLGMLGIEPRVEVSIDTFQALPFMVAGTRRIALVQRLLAERLRGVAPVRIMEPPYEAVPLRQALWWHPVHSRDAAHIWLRETAAQVGASLPGHTAPPSNHPHGG, from the coding sequence ATGAACCTGGCCAGCCTCGACCTGAACCTCGTCGTCGCCCTGCGCGCCCTGCTGGAGGAACGCAACGTCACCCGCGCGGGCAAGCGGATCGGCCTCAGCCAGCCCGCGATGAGTGCCGCCCTGGCCCGGCTGCGCCGCCACTTCGAGGACGATCTGCTCGCCCGTGTAGGCGGCCACTACGAGCTCACCGCTCTCGGCCAGGTCCTCTTGGACCGCACCTCGACCGCCTGTGACCTGCTGGAACGGCTTTTCACCAGCCAGGCCGACTTCGACCCCGCCCGCGAGGAACACGAGTTCACCCTGGTGGCCTCCGACTACGCGGTCGCTGTCTTCGGGGCCGAACTCGCGCGCGCCGTTCATCACAGGGCGCCCCGCATCCGGCTGCGCTTCACCCAGGCGCCGCCCGGCATCGTCGAGAAGGTCGGCACACTCCTGAGCACGACCGACGGCCTGCTCATGCCACACGGCATCATCAGCGACTTCCCCGCCACCGAGCTCCACGACGACCAGTGGGTCTTCCTCGTCGCCGAGGACAACCACGAGGTCGGGGACCACCTCACACGGAAGGATCTGGCACGTCTGCCCTGGGTGACGTACCAACGCACCTACGACGCCCCTGCCGTCCGGCAGCTCGGCATGCTCGGCATCGAGCCCAGGGTCGAGGTGTCCATCGACACCTTCCAGGCCCTGCCGTTCATGGTGGCGGGCACCCGCCGCATCGCCCTCGTCCAGAGGCTTCTCGCGGAGCGCCTGCGGGGCGTCGCCCCTGTGCGGATCATGGAACCGCCCTACGAGGCCGTTCCCCTCCGGCAGGCACTGTGGTGGCACCCGGTCCACAGCCGCGACGCCGCGCACATCTGGCTGCGCGAGACGGCCGCGCAGGTCGGGGCCTCTCTCCCCGGGCACACCGCACCACCGTCGAACCATCCACATGGTGGATGA
- a CDS encoding MFS transporter: MPAPVPPLSSPTPTAAEGAPPEENVSGPGHRLRLTLLMAGSCLPVLGAVLIAPVLPQMHDHFANVPGVDALVPMALTIPALSLALLAPFAGVIVDKLGRKRLLVIATVLYAILGTAPLWLDSLGAIVASRALVGVVEAAIMTCCTTLICDYYSGKQRDRYLALQTMCAAISATAFLLLGGAAGSAGWRTPFWAYAVALLLAPVMAAFLPKPRPADPTDAPSPTTSETVKRRFPWRSLAGMCALTVFGAVLFYTVQVELSFLLDDMGVTDPGMIGLATAICNAAVVIGAVVFTKSGRAPQSWMPTVFGLCALGLAVIWLAPNPVVLTIGGVINLFGGGIMLPSLLTLAMSKLEYADRGRGTGLWTGAFFMGQFICPLVVLALTSAVGGLANAMGFLAVVAAAGAAGLALSARRRRTPAAPERIEQPAG; this comes from the coding sequence ATGCCTGCACCCGTGCCCCCGCTCTCGTCCCCGACGCCGACAGCTGCCGAGGGCGCCCCGCCCGAGGAGAACGTGTCCGGCCCCGGACACCGACTGCGCCTCACCTTGCTGATGGCCGGCAGCTGTCTGCCCGTCCTGGGCGCCGTGCTCATCGCTCCCGTCCTGCCGCAGATGCACGACCACTTCGCGAACGTGCCGGGCGTCGACGCGCTGGTCCCGATGGCCCTGACCATCCCGGCTCTCTCCCTGGCGCTGCTGGCCCCCTTCGCCGGCGTCATCGTCGACAAGCTCGGGCGCAAGCGCCTGCTCGTCATCGCCACCGTGCTCTACGCGATCCTCGGCACCGCCCCGCTGTGGCTGGACTCCCTCGGCGCGATCGTCGCCAGCCGCGCCCTCGTCGGCGTTGTCGAAGCCGCCATCATGACCTGCTGCACCACGCTGATCTGCGACTACTACTCCGGCAAGCAGCGCGACCGTTATCTCGCCCTGCAGACGATGTGCGCCGCGATCTCCGCGACGGCCTTCCTCCTCCTGGGCGGCGCCGCCGGATCAGCCGGCTGGCGCACACCGTTCTGGGCCTACGCCGTGGCCCTGCTCCTCGCCCCCGTCATGGCCGCCTTCCTGCCCAAGCCCCGCCCGGCCGACCCCACGGACGCGCCCTCCCCCACCACTTCGGAGACGGTCAAGCGGCGCTTCCCCTGGCGCTCACTGGCCGGGATGTGCGCGCTGACCGTCTTCGGCGCCGTCCTCTTCTACACCGTGCAGGTCGAGCTGTCCTTCCTCCTGGACGACATGGGTGTGACCGACCCGGGCATGATCGGACTGGCCACCGCCATCTGCAACGCCGCAGTGGTGATCGGCGCCGTCGTCTTCACCAAGTCCGGCCGCGCACCGCAGTCCTGGATGCCTACCGTCTTCGGCCTGTGCGCCCTCGGTCTCGCGGTGATCTGGCTCGCCCCCAACCCCGTCGTGCTGACCATCGGCGGCGTGATCAACCTGTTCGGCGGCGGCATCATGCTGCCGAGCCTGCTGACCCTCGCCATGTCCAAGCTGGAGTACGCCGACCGCGGTCGCGGCACCGGCCTGTGGACCGGCGCCTTCTTCATGGGCCAGTTCATCTGCCCGCTCGTGGTCCTCGCACTCACCTCCGCCGTCGGCGGTCTGGCGAACGCCATGGGTTTCCTCGCGGTCGTCGCTGCGGCCGGCGCCGCCGGACTCGCTCTCTCCGCCCGTCGGCGCCGGACGCCGGCCGCTCCGGAACGGATCGAGCAGCCGGCGGGCTGA
- a CDS encoding LLM class F420-dependent oxidoreductase yields MVHIGYTMMTEQAGPRELVDHLVRAEDAGFDFSVTSDHYFPWLRSQGHSPYAWSVLGAAAQATSRIPLMTYVTCPTFRYHPAVVAQKAATMQLLSEGRFRLGLGSGENLNEHVVGGGWPSVNVRHEMLQEAVEIIRALFDGGHVNHHGAHYDVESARLWDLPDEPPPLGIAVSGEHSCALAGSLADLVIATEPEPGLLQAFDRHGGAGKPRVGQLPVCYDPDRDTAVRRAHDQFRWFGGGWKVNSELPHPDSFDSATRFVTPDDVAASIPCGDDPEAFVEAVRPYAEAGFTEIALVQIGGESQPSYLDWSEKTLLPALRDAFA; encoded by the coding sequence ATGGTGCACATCGGATACACGATGATGACCGAGCAGGCCGGCCCCCGTGAGCTCGTCGACCACCTGGTTCGGGCCGAGGACGCGGGGTTCGACTTCTCGGTGACCTCCGACCACTACTTCCCGTGGCTGCGCTCGCAGGGCCACTCGCCGTACGCGTGGAGCGTGCTGGGCGCGGCCGCACAGGCGACCTCCCGCATTCCGCTGATGACGTACGTGACCTGCCCGACGTTCCGGTATCACCCTGCAGTGGTGGCGCAGAAGGCGGCGACGATGCAACTGCTGTCGGAGGGGCGGTTCCGGCTGGGACTCGGCTCGGGTGAGAACCTCAACGAACACGTGGTGGGCGGCGGCTGGCCGTCCGTGAACGTACGGCACGAGATGCTCCAGGAAGCGGTGGAGATCATCCGAGCGCTCTTCGACGGCGGCCATGTGAACCATCACGGGGCGCACTACGACGTGGAGTCCGCCCGGCTGTGGGATCTGCCGGACGAGCCGCCGCCCCTCGGTATCGCCGTCTCCGGCGAGCACTCCTGCGCCCTCGCGGGCAGCCTCGCCGACCTGGTCATCGCCACGGAGCCCGAGCCGGGGCTGCTCCAGGCCTTCGACCGGCACGGCGGCGCGGGCAAGCCGCGCGTGGGGCAGCTGCCGGTCTGCTACGACCCCGACCGCGACACGGCCGTCCGGCGCGCTCACGACCAGTTCCGCTGGTTCGGCGGCGGCTGGAAGGTCAACTCCGAGCTCCCGCACCCGGATTCGTTCGACTCGGCCACGCGGTTCGTCACACCCGACGACGTCGCCGCGTCCATCCCGTGCGGCGACGATCCAGAGGCCTTCGTCGAGGCCGTACGCCCCTACGCCGAGGCCGGGTTCACCGAGATCGCCCTGGTGCAGATCGGCGGCGAGTCGCAGCCCTCGTACCTGGACTGGTCGGAGAAGACGCTGCTGCCCGCCCTGCGCGACGCCTTCGCATGA
- a CDS encoding UTP--glucose-1-phosphate uridylyltransferase: MPPTIRRAVIPAAGLGSRLLPLTKATPKEMLPVGDKPVIEHTVRELVDSGITDITIVVSGGKSLIQDHFRPNPALVEQLREDGKTAYADAVEEVAELARRGHITYLDQYGPYGNGTPVLNAARSFGDEPVLVLWPDDVFVAEVPRAQQLIRAYEQTGCPVLALLPMDPTESQRYGVPIVKEDLGDGQLRITGLVEKPEPTAAPSSYAAIGGYVVTPGIIDELREQTRRWYEHRTGEVYLTDAINAYAATRAVYGQVIKGRWYDTGNPADYLVAQMAFALAHPEYGPVLRGLVTGLDSDHAAALRTPHPDTVAD, encoded by the coding sequence ATGCCCCCGACGATCCGCAGGGCCGTGATCCCCGCCGCCGGACTCGGCTCCCGTCTGCTGCCCCTGACGAAGGCGACGCCGAAGGAGATGCTCCCGGTCGGCGACAAGCCGGTCATCGAGCACACCGTGCGCGAGCTGGTCGACTCCGGCATCACCGACATCACCATCGTCGTCTCCGGCGGCAAGAGCCTCATCCAGGACCACTTCCGCCCCAACCCCGCGCTCGTCGAACAACTCCGTGAGGACGGCAAGACGGCCTACGCCGACGCGGTCGAGGAGGTCGCGGAGCTGGCCCGTCGGGGCCACATCACCTACCTCGACCAGTACGGCCCGTACGGCAACGGCACCCCGGTGCTGAACGCCGCCCGTTCCTTCGGCGACGAGCCGGTGCTGGTGCTGTGGCCCGACGACGTCTTCGTGGCCGAGGTCCCCCGCGCCCAGCAGCTGATCCGCGCGTACGAGCAGACCGGCTGCCCGGTGCTGGCCCTGCTGCCGATGGATCCCACCGAGTCCCAGCGCTATGGCGTGCCCATCGTCAAAGAGGACCTCGGAGACGGCCAACTCCGCATCACCGGCCTGGTCGAGAAGCCCGAGCCCACCGCCGCCCCGTCGTCGTACGCTGCCATCGGCGGCTACGTCGTCACCCCTGGCATCATCGACGAACTGCGCGAGCAGACCCGCCGCTGGTACGAGCACAGGACCGGCGAGGTCTACCTGACCGACGCCATCAACGCCTACGCCGCCACCCGGGCGGTGTACGGGCAGGTCATCAAGGGCCGCTGGTACGACACCGGCAATCCGGCCGACTACCTGGTCGCCCAGATGGCGTTCGCCCTCGCCCACCCGGAGTACGGCCCCGTCCTGCGCGGCCTGGTCACCGGACTCGACTCCGACCATGCCGCCGCCCTCCGGACCCCACACCCGGACACGGTCGCGGACTAG
- a CDS encoding helix-turn-helix domain-containing protein, producing the protein MNDRVETPLTFREIFNLPVSVDLRTAARAFGMCLGTAYRLVARGAFPCDTVRVGRRHRVLTVDLLRALGIEERPVFADEIADGVALTLFD; encoded by the coding sequence GTGAACGACCGCGTGGAGACACCTCTCACCTTCCGCGAGATCTTCAACCTGCCGGTCAGCGTCGATCTGAGGACGGCGGCCAGGGCGTTCGGCATGTGCCTGGGCACTGCCTACCGGCTCGTCGCCCGTGGTGCCTTCCCCTGCGACACGGTCCGGGTCGGCCGGCGCCACCGGGTGCTCACCGTGGACCTGCTCCGCGCCCTGGGCATCGAGGAGCGCCCCGTCTTCGCCGACGAGATCGCCGACGGAGTCGCGCTCACCCTCTTCGACTGA
- a CDS encoding S-type pyocin domain-containing protein — protein MRTEEIPQDDNVVPFHPQRPAPLTEGDRREEAEAAATTVLNAERGIINTGTVHGGQHVTTIELSGDPRSGADGDI, from the coding sequence ATGCGCACAGAGGAAATCCCCCAGGACGACAACGTGGTCCCGTTTCACCCTCAGCGGCCGGCACCTCTGACGGAGGGCGACCGCCGCGAGGAGGCGGAAGCCGCTGCCACCACGGTGCTGAACGCCGAGCGGGGGATCATCAACACCGGCACCGTCCATGGCGGTCAGCATGTCACCACCATCGAGCTCTCCGGCGACCCCCGCAGCGGAGCCGACGGTGACATCTGA
- a CDS encoding Crp/Fnr family transcriptional regulator has protein sequence MSEDRAFSVRPLRDLVSDEAWAGLTRYPSRPYPSSTTLLRQGTQGTHVLALISGMVKVVRTDRDGRQRLLAFRGPGEILGEMALQHGGERLADVRTISTCKASVVPAEDFRRFVRDHQLADPLAVLASSRLREQTEVFDGAVHERLAMALLRLVEVSGGERSFSLTREDLAQHIGVSRDTVSKALTQLGPGRVEFARNRIQVTSVEALRRTLGLSSGD, from the coding sequence ATGAGCGAAGATCGTGCTTTCTCGGTGCGGCCACTCCGGGATCTGGTGTCGGACGAGGCGTGGGCGGGACTGACCCGCTACCCGTCCAGGCCCTACCCGTCGTCGACAACCCTGTTGAGGCAGGGAACACAGGGCACCCATGTGCTCGCCCTGATTAGCGGGATGGTGAAAGTGGTCCGCACGGACCGCGACGGGCGGCAGCGACTCCTCGCCTTCCGCGGGCCGGGGGAGATCTTGGGGGAGATGGCGCTCCAGCACGGTGGAGAGCGGCTCGCCGATGTACGGACGATAAGCACATGCAAAGCATCTGTAGTCCCCGCGGAAGACTTCCGCCGCTTCGTACGCGATCACCAGCTGGCCGACCCACTCGCCGTGCTGGCGTCCAGCCGACTGCGCGAGCAGACCGAAGTCTTCGACGGCGCCGTGCATGAACGTCTGGCCATGGCGTTGCTCCGCCTGGTCGAGGTCTCCGGCGGTGAGCGCTCGTTCTCCCTCACCAGGGAAGATCTGGCCCAGCACATCGGCGTGAGTCGCGACACCGTCAGCAAGGCTCTGACACAGCTCGGTCCGGGCCGGGTGGAGTTCGCGAGGAACCGTATCCAGGTGACCAGCGTGGAAGCCCTCCGAAGAACCCTCGGTCTGTCCTCCGGCGACTGA